One genomic segment of Naumovozyma castellii chromosome 7, complete genome includes these proteins:
- the NCAS0G03180 gene encoding phosphoglycerate kinase (ancestral locus Anc_1.428), giving the protein MSLSSKLSVKDLQLKDKRVFIRVDFNVPLDGKKITSNQRIVAALPTIQYVLEHNPRYVVLASHLGRPNGERNDKYSLAPVAAELQTLLGKPVTFLNDCVGPEVDAAVKASAPGSVILLENLRYHIEEEGSKKVDGQKVKASKEDVAKFRHQLSSLADVYINDAFGTAHRAHSSMVGFDLPQRAAGFLMTKELEYFGKALENPTRPFLAILGGAKVADKIQLIENLLDKVDSIIIGGGMAFTFKKVLENTEIGDSIFDKAGAEIVPKLIEKAKAKGVEVILPTDFVIADAFSADANTKTVTDKEGIPAGWQGLDSGPESRKLFAAAVAKAKTIVWNGPPGVFEFAKFANGTKDLLDQVVKSCQSGSTVIIGGGDTATVAKKYGVTDKISHVSTGGGASLELLEGKELPGVAFLSDKK; this is encoded by the coding sequence ATGTCTCTATCCTCCAAATTAAGCGTCAAAGATCTACAATTGAAAGACAAGCGTGTCTTCATCAGAGTTGATTTCAATGTCCCATTAGATGGTAAGAAGATCACTTCTAACCAAAGAATTGTTGCAGCCTTGCCTACTATCCAATACGTCTTGGAACATAACCCAAGATATGTTGTCTTGGCATCTCATTTAGGTAGACCAAATGGTGAAAGAAACGACAAATACTCTTTGGCCCCAGTTGCTGCCGAATTGCAAACCTTGTTGGGTAAGCCAGTCACTTTCTTGAATGACTGTGTTGGTCCAGAAGTCGACGCTGCTGTTAAGGCTTCTGCTCCAGGTTCTGTTATTCTTTTGGAAAACTTGAGATACcacattgaagaagaaggttcAAAGAAGGTTGACGGTCAAAAGGTAAAGGCCTCTAAGGAAGATGTTGCCAAGTTTAGACATCAATTATCTTCTTTGGCTGATGTTTACATCAACGATGCCTTTGGTACTGCTCACAGAGCCCATTCTTCTATGGTTGGTTTTGATCTACCACAAAGAGCCGCTGGTTTCTTGATGACCAAGGAATTAGAATATTTCGGTAAGGCTTTGGAAAACCCAACTAGACCTTTCTTGGCCATCTTGGGTGGTGCTAAGGTCGCTGATaagattcaattaattgaaaactTGTTGGATAAGGTTGATTCTATCAtcattggtggtggtaTGGCTTTCACTTTCAAGAAGGTTTTGGAAAACACTGAAATTGGTGACTCTATCTTCGATAAAGCTGGTGCTGAAATCGTTCCAAAGTTGATTGAAAAGGCTAAGGCTAAGGGTGTTGAAGTTATTTTACCAACAGATTTCGTCATTGCTGATGCTTTCTCTGCTGATGCTAACACTAAGACTGTCACCGATAAGGAAGGTATTCCAGCTGGATGGCAAGGTCTTGACAGTGGTCCAGAATCTAGAAAATTATTCGCTGCTGCTGTCGCTAAGGCTAAGACCATTGTCTGGAATGGTCCTCCAGGTGTTTTCGAATTTGCTAAATTCGCAAACGGTACCAAGGATTTGTTAGATCAAGTTGTTAAGAGTTGTCAAAGTGGTAGTACCGTCAttattggtggtggtgatACTGCTACCGTTGCTAAGAAGTATGGTGTTACTGACAAGATCTCCCATGTCTCTACCGGTGGTGGTGCTTCTTTGGAATTGTTAGAAGGTAAGGAATTGCCAGGTGTCGCTTTCTTATCTGACAAGAAATAA